Genomic window (Streptomyces cadmiisoli):
CGTTGATGCCGGACAGGCCGAGGCCCGCCTTCAGGCAGTTCTCCAGGTGGGCCTCGACGACGTCGCGGCCGAAGATCTCGTCGGCGCCGACACCGCAGTAGTAGCCGCCCTGCGGGGCCGGGAAGCCGCCCTCGGGGAAACCGAGCGGGCGGGCGCCGTCGAAGAACGTGTACTCCTGCTCGATGCCGAAGATCGGCTCCTGCGCGGCGAACTTCTCGGCGACCTCGGCCAGCGCGGCACGCGTGTTGGAGGGGTGCGCGGTCATGTCCGTGTTGAGGACCTCGCACAGCACCAGGACGTCGTCGCCGCCGCGGATCGGGTCCGGGCACGAGAAGACCGGCTTCAGCACACAGTCCGAGGCGTGGCCCTCGGCCTGGTTCGTGGAGGACCCGTCGAAGCCCCAGATCGGCAGCTCGGCGCCCTTGTCCGAGTCCGCCAGGATCTTCGTCTTGGAACGAAGCTTGGCCGTCGGCGCGGTGCCGTCGATCCAGATGTACTCAGCCTTGAAGGTCACGGGCCACATCCTTCGGGGGTGGGTCTGGGTGCGCTTGCGGGTGCTGCGGCGCTGCGGCACCGGGACGCCGCACTGTCTGCCGGGCAGCTTGTCAACAGGCGATTTCCCGATCATTGCCCGAATGTGAACCCCGTGTTACCCGGTCGTTCCGTGGCGGACCCCACCGGGGTGAGGCCCTGCCGCTCCTTGGCGGGAGCGGCAGGGCCTCTGTGACACGTGACGACTGTTTCAGCGATCTCCTGGGCGGCGGGGCCTCACCCCACCTTCTCGATCAGCGCCCGGCGGATCAGGAACTTGCCGGGCTCGCGGACCTGTTCGAAGGCCGCGTTGTTGAGCAGCGCGCAGCTTCCGGAGACCGAGGTGACCTCCACCGTCGTGGACTTGTTGTTGTCCAGGTTGGTGACCTTCAGCTTCGTACCCGCGGGGAACTGGTTGCTCGACGCGGCCGGGGCGCCGCCCTCACCCGAGAGGGTGACGGTGGAGCCGTTGCAGACCTGCTGCCCGGCACCGGCACCGGCGCCCGGCGCCTCGGGCTCGGCCGGCTGTCCCGCCTGCCCGCCGCCGTTGCCGCCCGCCTGCTCACCGGCGCCCTGACCCGCGCCCTGGCCGTCACCGCCCGGCTGCGCGGCCTGGGAGCCCTGAGCCGACTCCCCCACCACACACCCGGACGCCTCCTGCTGGACCTTGATCTGCGCGATGACCGCCTCGCGGTTGGCGATCCGCGCCTGCGACTGCGCGTCGGGATTCGCCTTCTGGTCCGCGATGAACCGCTCGTTGTTCCCGAGGGCGGTGGCCAGGCCCTGACAGACGGTGGACTCCGCCGCCGTCTGCGCGGCGTTGGAGGTGCTCGCCATGACGAAGGCACCGCCTCCCGCCACCGTCGCCGCGCTGACCAGCAGCGCCAGCTTCTTCTTCGTGCTGAGAGTTCTCCTGCGCGACATGCGCGCCTCCTGGGAGGTAGGGGAGCGTACGCCGCTATGTACGGGATGCCGAACGAGGTTACTCAGCGGTCACGGGAGTCCGTTGAAGTAACCTGCGTCACACGGGAGTTGACGGACGGGCCGGGTCTTCGGAACACGACAGGCCCTAGGGCCTCGTCAGGCAACGTTTGACGGGGCGAACGTTGCCTGACGCGGCACTAGCGGCCCAGTGCCTCGCGTACGGCCTCGTCCGTTCGGGCGACCAGCGCCGTGCCGTCGTCCGCGGTGATGATGGGCCGCTGGATCAGCTTGGGGTGCGCCGAGAGCGCCGTGATCCACCGGTCGCGCGCGGCGGCCTCCCGCGGCCACTCCTTCAGCCCGAGCTCCTTGGCCGCCGCCTCCTGGGTGCGGGTGATGTCCCACGGTTCGAGGCCGAGCCGGGCGAGGACGTCGCGGATCTCGTCCTCGGTGGGTACGTCCTCCAGGTAGCGGCGGACGGTGTAGTCGGCGCCCTCCGCGTCGAGCAGGCCGATGGCGCTGCGGCACTTCGAGCAGGCGGGGTTGATCCAGATCTCCATGGGGATCACGGTACGCCGAGGTCCCCGAAAACCCGTTCTCAACGTGCGTCACAGCGACCCCGAAAGCCCTTGTGGCCAGGGCCTTTTGTCAGTGGGGGACGGTAGAATAGAAGCAGTGTTCGAGGGTGTCGCCGGGGTGTCCGGGCGGCGCCCGGATCGCGACAGGAGGATGCCTGTGCCCGCTGCCGCACTGAAGCCGAAGCCGTTGCCGACCCAGTCCACCGCCAAGCGCCCCGTCCTGCTCGACCTGCCCTACGCACCCGTCGAGAAGCGGCCGCTCCCGCCGGGGCGTCCGCGTGAGTGGTACATCTCGCACAACCGCCGGCTCAAGGCGATGCGCCTCGCGATCGCCCTGCTCGACACGGGCGTCTTCGGGCCCCACCAGGCTCGGAACGAGACGATCCGAAGCACCGCGGAACTCATAGGCGTCCACCCGCCGTCGGACACGACGTGCCACATGGTGCGGGCGCTGCTGCGGTACACGCGGTGAGCCGGGGCGCCGGGTACCGCACGGTCGCGGTACCCGGCGCCCGAACGCGCGCCCTCACCCCGCCAACTCCCGCTCCACCGGCGTCCTGAACCGCGGGGTGAACCTGGTCGTCCCGACCCACTGCCGAAGCCGTGCCGCCTCCGCCTCGATCGCGGCACCGGCCTCCCGGCCCACCCCCTCCTCGTCGAGCACCCGCCAGGCGATCTCGCCGTCGGGCCGCTGGGCCCAGCCGCCCACCACCCGGCCGTTCCACCAGACCGTCGGCCCCACGTTGCCGCTGCGGTCGAACAGGGCGGGGCGCTGGGCGGGGGAGAGGAACCAGTCACGCTGCTGCCAGCCCATCGCCGTCGGGTCGAGGCCGGGCAGCAGGGCCGCCCAGGGCTCGTCGGGCGTCTCCACCGGCCCGGTGTCGCCCTCGGCGACGAAGCCCGTGCCCTCGTCGAGCCGCACCTCCCGCGCCCCGATCGCGGCCAGCGCCCGGCGGACCTCCGTCACCCGCCAGCCCGTCCACCACTTCAGATCGGCCTCGGTCGCCGGGCCGCAGGCCGCGAGCCAGCGGCGAAGCAGATCCGCCTGGGCCCCGGCGGCGTCCAGCTCGGGATGCGCCGGCGCCAGGGCCCAGCGGGCCTGCGTGGACGTCCAGGAGCCGAGCGGCCGGCCGCGGACGACCTTCCCCTCCACGCCCAGCACCCGCAGCAAACGTGACGACACGGTGTGGACGCCCTCGTAGCTCTTTCCGGCCGCGTACACGAACTGCTCCCGCAGACGCGGCTCGTCCCGCGCCAGCTCGGCGGCCGTCGCCTCGCCGCGCCGGGCCAGCGCGGCGAGCGCCGACTCCTCGACCTCCTTCAGCCATGCCGCGTCCGGAGCGCCCGCCTTCGCCATGTCCTTGACCAGCGAGGCGCGTTCGCGGGCGGCGACCGCGAGACCGGTCGAGGCGCGCACGACGGCGGTCAGTTCCGTCGGGAACACGAACACCGTGTGGCGCATGCCGTGCATCCGCACCAGGGCCCGCTCCGTGTACAGTGCCCGCTCCGTCTCCGGCACCGTCCGCGACGCATCGGCGAGCCGCGCGCCCACCGCCAGATACACCGTCGCGGGATCCGTGCCGTGCAGCGCGACGAGCGCGTCGGCGACCTCCTCCGGGCGGGCGGCGCGCGCCGCCGGGGCCAGTCGGTGCCGCCGCGCCAGCCGCGCGCGCCGCTCAGCCGTGCCGATGTACGGCATCCGCTCGTCGGCCATGGTCCGCTCCCCGCCCCTCATTCGTGTCCTGAGCGCACTCGTCCCTGCGGACATCCTGCCGAATGCCACTGACAATCACCGTGGTGGCCGCTCGACCGGCGGCCCGGCGGGCAGTCCGCCGAGCCGTCGTGCCGTCGGCCCTCGAACCGTCAGCCGGCGTGGTGGATCCGGGGTCGGGAGAAAAAGCAGATGCGGCGCCCCATGGTCCCGGCGCTACCCTCGACACATCCCGTCCACCGCCCAGGGAGGCCCGTCATGGGCACCATCATCCTCTCCGGGACGGTCGTCCTGGTCGTCCTGGGTTTCGGTAACCACCTCTACTGGCTCGCCGCCGTCGCCGTGCTGTTCCTCTATGTGCGGTACGGGCGGGGAGCGTCCTCGACCCCGGCGTCGGGCGCCGCGGCTCCGCCGCCCGCGACGTACCGGGCGTACCGCGACCGCCGTGACACACAGGCCAAGTGGGAGCGCCGCTACCGTCGCGAGCGTCCCCTGGAGTCCCGCCGCCAGGCTCGCGAGAAGAGCAGACAAGGCAGATAAGACAGACAAGGCAGACAAGAGCGGGACCCGCGGTGACGGCGGCCCGGGATCACAGTCCCGGGGCGCCCCACACGGGGAACCAGCGCCGCAGGTCCTGCTCGATGCGCAGATCGTCGGCGAGGGCCGCCCGCACCTGGATCTCCAGCGGGTTGTCGCGCCGCTGCCCGGCACCGGGCAGCGGCGCGAACGGGTAGAAGGTGCCCCTCTTGTAGAGGTACACCAGTGCGAGCCGCTGCCCCGCTCCGTCCCGGAAGCCCGCCAGGGAGCACAGCAGCTGCGGGCCGAAACCGTTGACCTCCATCGAGCTGTTCACCGCGTGCAGATCGTTGACGAGCTGCGGCAGCTCGCCCGGGCCGCGGCGGGAGACCAGCCACGAGTAGCCGTAGTCGTCCCGCTCCAGCCGCACCGGCGGTCCGGTGCGGTCGGTGTCCGCGTCCAGCAGGGCCTGCACCTCGCGGTGCGTCTGCTCGAAGGCGTCGCCCTCGACCGTGGCGAAGCACACCGCCCCGTGCCCGGTGGGCACGAAGGAGGTCGTCACCTGGAGCGTGACGGCCGCCGAGGGCAGGGCGAACAACTGGTCGAGATCCGGCGCGACCGGTTTCGTACGACCGAGCAGGATGTCCAGCAGCCCCATCCTCAACTCACTTTCCCGGGTGCCGCGGCCTCACCCAGCTCCGCGGAGATCCGCCCCAGCTGCTCCAGCCGCCGCTCGAGAGTGGGGTGGGTGGAGAAGATCCGTCCCAGGCTGGGGCCGGAGCCCAGGGCCGGGGTGAAGTAGAAGGCGTTGAAGGCCTGGGCCGTCCGCAGGTCCTTCGTCGGGATCCTGGCGATGTCGCCGGAGACCTTGGTCAGCGCGGAGGCCAGTGCCGAGGGCCGGCCGGTGAGCAGGGCAGCGGCCCGGTCCGCCGCCAGTTCCCGGTACCGGGACAGGGCCCGGATCAGCAGGAAGCTGATCGCGTAGACCGCGGCCGAGACCGCCATCACGCAGGCCAGCACCATAGCGGCGTTCTGATCCCGGCGGGCCCCGCCGAACAGCCCCGAGTAAAGGGCGAACCGCACGACCAGGCCCGCGATCACGCCGAGGAACGACGCGACCGTGATCACCGCGACGTCCTTGTGCGCCACGTGCGACATCTCGTGCGCGAGGACGCCCTCCAGTTCCGCCGGCTCCAGCCGCCGCAGCAGACCGGTGGTCACGCAGATCACCGCGTGGTCGGCGTTCCGGCCGGTGGCGAAGGCGTTCGGCATGTCCATGTTGGATACGGCGACCACCGGCCTCGGCATGTCGGCGACCGCGCACAGCCGGTCCACCACGCCGTGCAGCTCGGGATACTCCTCCCGCTCCACGACCCGACCGTGCATCGCGTACAGGGCGACCCGGTCGGAGAACCAGTACTGCGCGCCCAGCAGCCCGGCCGCGACCACCACGACCAGGACCCAGGACTTCAACAACACGATCAGCGCGGCGACGAACGCCACGTACAACAATCCGAGCAGGAACAGCGTGACCGCCATCCTCGCGGTCAGGCGCCGGTCGCTCCGGAAGCGGCTGTGCATGTACATCACCTCGGACTACGCCGCACCAGGGCCTTCGGACCTGTCGGACAACGCCGCGCCGAGGCCCTTCACCCACTGCCCAGTGTGCACCCGCCGCACCCCATGAAGCGGTCGCGATCAGCCCCAGGACCTGCAAAGATTTCGCCGCCGCACGGCCCGCCGGGTCCCTCGTACGGCTCAAGATGCTGAGTGATCGATGGGCGGCTAGCCTTTACGTGAAGGCCGCAAGCGCGGACGGGCCTTCCGCCGACCAGATCCTCTCCACCAACGACTGCCCATTCGCCGTACGGACCGCTATCCCTCGCGGTCGGAGTGAAGGCGTCGACGGTCGAACCGTCATCCGCGTACCCAGGCGGCAACACCTACGACCACGCCGCAGCACTCATGCCGCGGTCGTGGC
Coding sequences:
- the glnII gene encoding glutamine synthetase; protein product: MTFKAEYIWIDGTAPTAKLRSKTKILADSDKGAELPIWGFDGSSTNQAEGHASDCVLKPVFSCPDPIRGGDDVLVLCEVLNTDMTAHPSNTRAALAEVAEKFAAQEPIFGIEQEYTFFDGARPLGFPEGGFPAPQGGYYCGVGADEIFGRDVVEAHLENCLKAGLGLSGINAEVMPGQWEFQVGPLSPLEVSDQLWVARWLLYRTAEDFGVSATLDPKPVKGDWNGAGAHTNFSTKAMREGYDAIVTACEALGEGSKPLDHVKNYGAGIDDRLTGLHETAPWDKYSYGVSDRGASVRIPWQVEKDGKGYIEDRRPNANVDPYVVTRLLVDTCCSALEKAGQI
- a CDS encoding arsenate reductase family protein, producing the protein MEIWINPACSKCRSAIGLLDAEGADYTVRRYLEDVPTEDEIRDVLARLGLEPWDITRTQEAAAKELGLKEWPREAAARDRWITALSAHPKLIQRPIITADDGTALVARTDEAVREALGR
- a CDS encoding winged helix DNA-binding domain-containing protein, encoding MADERMPYIGTAERRARLARRHRLAPAARAARPEEVADALVALHGTDPATVYLAVGARLADASRTVPETERALYTERALVRMHGMRHTVFVFPTELTAVVRASTGLAVAARERASLVKDMAKAGAPDAAWLKEVEESALAALARRGEATAAELARDEPRLREQFVYAAGKSYEGVHTVSSRLLRVLGVEGKVVRGRPLGSWTSTQARWALAPAHPELDAAGAQADLLRRWLAACGPATEADLKWWTGWRVTEVRRALAAIGAREVRLDEGTGFVAEGDTGPVETPDEPWAALLPGLDPTAMGWQQRDWFLSPAQRPALFDRSGNVGPTVWWNGRVVGGWAQRPDGEIAWRVLDEEGVGREAGAAIEAEAARLRQWVGTTRFTPRFRTPVERELAG
- the pspAB gene encoding PspA-associated protein PspAB, producing MGLLDILLGRTKPVAPDLDQLFALPSAAVTLQVTTSFVPTGHGAVCFATVEGDAFEQTHREVQALLDADTDRTGPPVRLERDDYGYSWLVSRRGPGELPQLVNDLHAVNSSMEVNGFGPQLLCSLAGFRDGAGQRLALVYLYKRGTFYPFAPLPGAGQRRDNPLEIQVRAALADDLRIEQDLRRWFPVWGAPGL
- the htpX gene encoding zinc metalloprotease HtpX; the encoded protein is MHSRFRSDRRLTARMAVTLFLLGLLYVAFVAALIVLLKSWVLVVVVAAGLLGAQYWFSDRVALYAMHGRVVEREEYPELHGVVDRLCAVADMPRPVVAVSNMDMPNAFATGRNADHAVICVTTGLLRRLEPAELEGVLAHEMSHVAHKDVAVITVASFLGVIAGLVVRFALYSGLFGGARRDQNAAMVLACVMAVSAAVYAISFLLIRALSRYRELAADRAAALLTGRPSALASALTKVSGDIARIPTKDLRTAQAFNAFYFTPALGSGPSLGRIFSTHPTLERRLEQLGRISAELGEAAAPGKVS